The proteins below are encoded in one region of Oncorhynchus kisutch isolate 150728-3 linkage group LG14, Okis_V2, whole genome shotgun sequence:
- the LOC116353312 gene encoding foot protein 1 variant 1-like, with the protein MTSAVHGTKSQCMEPSLSAWNQVSVHGTKSQCMEPSLSAWNQVSAHGTKSQRMEPSLSAWNQVSAHGTKSQCMEPSLSAWNQVSVHGTKSQRMEPSLSAWNQVSAHGTKSQRMEPSLSAWNQVSAHGTKSQRMEPSLSAWNQVSAHGTKSQRMEPSLSAWNQVSAHGTKSQRMEPSLSAWNQVSAHGTKSQRMEPSLSAWNQVSAHGTKSQRMEPSLSAWNQVSAHGTKSQRMEPSLSAWNQVSAHGTKSQRMEPSLSAWNQVSAHGTKSQRMEPSLSAWNQVSVHGTKSQCMEPSLSAWNQVSAHGTKSQRMEPSLSAWNQVSVHGTKSQRMEPSLSAWNQVSAHGTKSQRMEPSLSAWNQVSAHGTKSQRMEPSLSAWNQVSAHGTKSQRMEPSLSAWNQVSVHGTKSQCMEPSLSAWNQVSVHGTKSQCNN; encoded by the coding sequence ATGACTTCGGCAGTGCATGGAACCAAGTCTCAGTGCATGGAACCAAGTCTCAGTGCATGGAACCAAGTCTCAGTGCATGGAACCAAGTCTCAGTGCATGGAACCAAGTCTCAGCGCATGGAACCAAGTCTCAGCGCATGGAACCAAGTCTCAGCGCATGGAACCAAGTCTCAGCGCATGGAACCAAGTCTCAGCGCATGGAACCAAGTCTCAGTGCATGGAACCAAGTCTCAGTGCATGGAACCAAGTCTCAGTGCATGGAACCAAGTCTCAGCGCATGGAACCAAGTCTCAGCGCATGGAACCAAGTCTCAGCGCATGGAACCAAGTCTCAGCGCATGGAACCAAGTCTCAGCGCATGGAACCAAGTCTCAGCGCATGGAACCAAGTCTCAGCGCATGGAACCAAGTCTCAGCGCATGGAACCAAGTCTCAGCGCATGGAACCAAGTCTCAGCGCATGGAACCAAGTCTCAGCGCATGGAACCAAGTCTCAGCGCATGGAACCAAGTCTCAGCGCATGGAACCAAGTCTCAGCGCATGGAACCAAGTCTCAGCGCATGGAACCAAGTCTCAGCGCATGGAACCAAGTCTCAGCGCATGGAACCAAGTCTCAGCGCATGGAACCAAGTCTCAGCGCATGGAACCAAGTCTCAGCGCATGGAACCAAGTCTCAGCGCATGGAACCAAGTCTCAGCGCATGGAACCAAGTCTCAGCGCATGGAACCAAGTCTCAGCGCATGGAACCAAGTCTCAGCGCATGGAACCAAGTCTCAGCGCATGGAACCAAGTCTCAGCGCATGGAACCAAGTCTCAGCGCATGGAACCAAGTCTCAGTGCATGGAACCAAGTCTCAGTGCATGGAACCAAGTCTCAGTGCATGGAACCAAGTCTCAGCGCATGGAACCAAGTCTCAGCGCATGGAACCAAGTCTCAGCGCATGGAACCAAGTCTCAGCGCATGGAACCAAGTCTCAGTGCATGGAACCAAGTCTCAGCGCATGGAACCAAGTCTCAGCGCATGGAACCAAGTCTCAGCGCATGGAACCAAGTCTCAGCGCATGGAACCAAGTCTCAGTGCATGGAACCAAGTCTCAGCGCATGGAACCAAGTCTCAGCGCATGGAACCAAGTCTCAGCGCATGGAACCAAGTCTCAGCGCATGGAACCAAGTCTCAGCGCATGGAACCAAGTCTCAGCGCATGGAACCAAGTCTCAGTGCATGGAACCAAGTCTCAGTGCATGGAACCAAGTCTCAGCGCATGGAACCAAGTCTCAGTGCATGGAACCAAGTCTCAgtgtaataattaa
- the LOC109904294 gene encoding vacuolar protein 8 produces the protein MATGICEKCAQLLKDFVACVKRLRSELVQKITECIKNLSRCSCLRRKRATVASYISEQHERQAARTLLNHLDTVDYPLPVALLEPYTALLLSNDMEVQRITTLSLVHLLVKNKVSKEQVIETGMLMPLLEMLQSGDPTVQCNSCQCIASLASSDSNREAIVSAEGVIPLLVLAKSYDPQVQQNAVWALLNLTQSERTMGVLCQEGAIPVLALLLQSSNYEVQFYSCSALSNIATIPGHHPKMLGIGDRFLLKSLLTLMSSSVQKNASQACRCLQILSGNVVTQEQLMYLNCVLPLKALLCSATPPLTESAIALLSELATHQPNREGLVNEGLVQVIGQLLLCHRSSSIINHSVVTITNLSSTSEGQQAVMDSECVTGLLKALVSSVTSEETVLCVTSCLHHLTSWDLLQSHLATKITHEHVSSLVKFSAQMDNLELSYRSASIISKLKMNAHVIQLLTPHYAAISEYLLIYLKNQEVRFQQLSIVTLCNLKKDGEFSVLMSDSVLEKQLKWVHAQTEQTRQLLQAIQMPPSS, from the exons ATGGCCACCGGAATATGTGAAAAGTGTGCACAACTGCTAAAGGACTTCGTTGCTTGTGTAAAGAGATTGCGGTCTGAACTTGTACAGAAGATAACGGAGTGTATAAAGAACCTGTCAAGATGTAGCTGTCTGCGGAGGAAGAGAGCAACTGTTGCATCCTATATCTCAGAGCAGCACGAGAGACAGGCTGCTCGGACACTACTGAACCACCTGGACACAG TGGATTATCCTCTACCTGTTGCTCTCCTGGAACCATACACAGCCCTACTGCTCTCTAATGACATGGAGGTTCAGAGGATCACCACTCTGTCTCTGGTTCATCTGCTAGTGAAGAACAAAg TGAGTAAGGAGCAGGTGATTGAGACAGGGATGCTGATGCCCCTGCTAGAGATGCTCCAGTCTGGGGACCCCACTGTCCAGTGTAACTCCTGCCAATGTATTGCCTCACTGGCCTCCTCAG ACTCAAACCGGGAAGCTATCGTGTCAGCTGAAGGTGTGATTCCACTACTGGTTTTAGCCAAGTCTTATGATCCCCAAGTCCAACAGAATGCAGTCTGGGCCCTTTTAAACCTCACACAGTCTG AGAGGACGATGGGGGTGTTATGTCAAGAAGGAGCCATTCCTGTACTGGCACTTCTGTTGCAGTCCTCCAACTATGAGGTCCAG TTCTACAGCTGCTCTGCCCTGAGCAATATAGCCACCATCCCGGGCCATCATCCCAAAATGTTGGGCATTGGAGACCGTTTTTTGTTGAAGTCTCTGCTGACACTCATGTCCTCATCAGTGCAGAAG AATGCATCCCAAGCTTGCAGATGCCTCCAAATCCTTTCAGGGAATG TTGTGACCCAGGAGCAGCTGATGTACCTGAACTGTGTGTTGCCTCTGAAGGCCCTGCTGTGCTCCGCTACTCCCCCTCTGACTGAGTCTGCTATAGCACTACTGTCTGAGCTAGCCACACACCAACCCAATAGA GAGGGCCTTGTGAATGAGGGCCTGGTACAGGTGATAGGGCAGCTGCTCCTCTGTCACAGATCCAGCTCCATCATCAACCACAGTGTTGTTACCATCACCAACCTCAGCAGCACCAGCGAGGGACAGCAG GCTGTTATGGACAGTGAGTGTGTAACGGGACTTCTCAAGGCCCTTGTGTCCAGTGTGACCTCAGAGGAGACCGTTCTGTGTGTCACTTCCTGTTTACATCACCTGACAAGCTGGG ACTTACTTCAGTCTCATTTGGCCACAAAAATTACTCATGAACATGTTTCAAGTCTGGTGAAGTTCTCTGCACAAATGGACAATCTAGAGCTGTCCTATAGGTCTGCTTCCATCATCAGCAAACTAAAGATGAACG CACATGTCATCCAACTACTGACGCCACACTACGCTGCCATCTCTGAATATCTCCTGATATACCTCAAGAACCAGGAAGTGCGATTCCAACAGCTGAGTATTGTTACTCTATGCAACCTGAAGAAAG ATGGAGAGTTTTCAGTGCTGATGAGTGATAGTGTGCTGGAGAAGCAGCTAAAATGGGTGCATGCACAGACGGAGCAGACCAGGCAGTTACTGCAGGCGATTCAGATGCCTCCATCCTCCTGA